A genomic region of Metopolophium dirhodum isolate CAU chromosome 1, ASM1992520v1, whole genome shotgun sequence contains the following coding sequences:
- the LOC132953782 gene encoding ATP-dependent DNA helicase PIF1-like, producing MAHKKSLEALNFTLKDLRRNNNIFGGLMILLAGDFRQTLPVVPRGTPADELNACLKASPLWNNVKTLSLTTNMRVQLQNDQSAAQFSKQLLDLGNGKVPVDATSGLITLTNDFCRFVDTQLVLIENVFPNISENYKNYAWLSQRAILAAKNNDVHALNFTIQSKIAGDLVTYKSVDSITNPDDVVNYPTEFLNSLEIPGFPPHNLQLKVGTVILILRNLNPPRLCNGTRLSVKRLMPNLIEATIINGKYAGENVCIPRIPMIPTDLPFDFKRLQFPVRLAFAMTINKSQGQSLSVCGINLENHCFSHGQLYVACSRVGKPSALFVLTSDQKTKNVVYQRALQ from the coding sequence ACTTGAAGCACTTAACTTCACACTGAAGGATCTTCGGAGAAATAACAACATCTTTGGCGGCTTGATGATATTGTTGGCAGGCGATTTCAGGCAGACGTTGCCAGTAGTTCCCCGTGGAACGCCTGCAGATGAATTGAATGCTTGCCTAAAGGCATCACCTTTATGGAATAACGTAAAAACATTATCGCTAACCACTAATATGAGAGTTCAACTTCAAAATGATCAAAGTGCTGCACAATTTTCCAAACAATTGTTAGATCTTGGAAATGGAAAAGTCCCAGTTGATGCGACATCTGGATTAATTACTCTTACCAACGACTTTTGCCGATTTGTAGACACTCAATTAGttcttattgaaaatgttttccCAAACATTAGTGAGAATTATAAGAATTATGCTTGGTTAAGTCAACGAGCAATTCTTGCAGCAAAGAATAATGATGTCCACGCACTGAATTTCACCATTCAATCAAAAATTGCTGGCGATTTGGTGACATACAAATCCGTTGATTCAATAACAAATCCCGATGATGTAGTAAATTATCCAACGGAGTTTTTGAACTCTCTGGAGATACCAGGATTTCCACCACATAACTTGCAACTGAAAGTTGGTACAGTTATTTTGATACTGCGTAATTTGAATCCACCGCGACTTTGCAACGGTACTCGACTTTCGGTAAAGAGACTTATGCCGAATTTAATTGAGGCAACCATTATTAACGGAAAGTACGCAGGTGAAAATGTATGTATTCCTCGAATACCAATGATTCCGACTGATCTTCCGTTTGACTTCAAACGATTGCAATTCCCAGTTCGCCTTGCGTTCGCAATGACAATTAATAAGTCGCAAGGCCAATCGCTTAGTGTTTGCGGGATAAATTTGGAAAATCATTGTTTTTCACATGGACAGTTATACGTTGCGTGTTCACGAGTTGGGAAACCATCCGCTTTGTTTGTGTTAACGTCagaccaaaaaacaaaaaatgtggtTTACCAAAGAGCACTacaatga
- the LOC132953783 gene encoding uncharacterized protein LOC132953783, with product MENRKTEGNLNHESDEEETEDEQGNNLQTVEEDLIEGVNDEITKFNSNPVLETSMTSTTVNKNVKPMPKRTKPSKKINFEDELLKSLRSENEATDPDKSFLMSLLPQMKSISEDKKPMLYIELINAIQRVKNNDNTSMYRQGYNQSNFPLGGYSQTVSGPTMYSQPAVIHSSLPTYNHESLQPFFR from the exons ATGGAAAATagaaa AACAGAAGGAAATCTTAACCACGAAAGTGACGAAGAGGAGACGGAGGACGAACAAGGCAACAATTTGCAAACAGTGGAGGAGGATTTAATTGAAGGTGTCAATGATGAAAtcactaaatttaattcaaatcctGTTTTGGAAACATCCATGACATCCACAAcagtaaacaaaaatgtaaaacctaTGCCGAAACGTACGAAaccatcaaaaaaaattaactttgagGATGAGTTACTAAAGTCTCTTAGGAGTGAAAATGAAGCCACTGACCCAGACAAATCATTTCTAATGTCCCTTTTGCCTCAAATGAAATCTATCAGTGAGGATAAAAAGCCAATGCTCTACATTGAATTAATAAATGCTATACAGagagtaaaaaataatgataatacatcaATGTATCGTCAAGGATATAATCAGAGCAATTTTCCACTCGGAGGATATTCGCAGACAGTATCTGGACCAACAATGTACTCTCAACCTGCAGTAATACATTCTAGTCTTCCTACTTATAATCATGAGTCACTGCAGCCCTTTTTCAGATAG